A single region of the Lotus japonicus ecotype B-129 chromosome 4, LjGifu_v1.2 genome encodes:
- the LOC130716043 gene encoding cyclin-D1-1-like, translating to MPLLSDYDLLCGEEASGILTVESPECSSDFFDFSPPSPSPSSTEEESIAVFIEHERNFVPGFDYLSRFQSRSLDPDAREESVTWILKVHAYYGFGPLTAYLSVNYMDRFLDSRHLPQTNGWPMQLISVACLSLAAKMEEPLVPSLLDLQVEGAKYIFEPRTIRRMELLVLDALDWRLRSVTPLSFLGFFAFKLDSTGKFTGFLISRATEIILSNIHDVSFLAYRSSCIAAAAILSASNEIPEWSFVKPEHAESWCQGLRKEKIIVCYKLIQELIVINHSSGRTPKVLPQLGVTTRTRRWSCISSLSSSSSSSSSSSSFLLSNKRRKSNNCLCIDDDDR from the exons ATGCCGCTACTTTCTGACTACGACCTCCTCTGCGGCGAGGAAGCCTCCGGGATCCTCACCGTAGAGTCACCGGAATGCTCCTCCGACTTCTTCGATTTCTCTCCGCCGTCACCGTCGCCGTCGTCCACGGAGGAGGAGTCGATCGCCGTTTTCATTGAGCACGAGCGCAACTTCGTTCCTGGATTCGACTATCTCTCAAGATTCCAATCTCGCTCCCTCGATCCTGACGCAAGAGAAGAATCTGTTACATGGATTCTCAAG GTACACGCTTACTATGGGTTTGGGCCATTGACGGCGTACCTTTCCGTCAATTATATGGATCGGTTTTTGGATTCTCGCCATTTGCCG CAAACAAATGGGTGGCCTATGCAACTTATATCTGTTGCATGTTTGTCCTTAGCAGCAAAGATGGAGGAACCCCTGGTTCCCTCTCTCTTGGACCTTCAG GTAGAAGGTGCCAAATACATATTTGAGCCGAGAACAATTCGTAGGATGGAGCTACTTGTATTGGATGCCTTGGATTGGAGGCTTAGATCAGTAACCCCTCTTAGCTTCCTCGGTTTCTTTGCCTTCAAGCTTGATTCTACTGGAAAGTTTACTGGATTTCTCATTTCACGGGCTACAGAAATCATCTTATCTAATATCCATG ACGTTAGCTTTCTTGCTTACAGGTCATCATGTATTGCCGCCGCGGCCATACTCTCTGCATCTAATGAAATTCCTGAGTGGTCTTTTGTTAAACCTGAGCATGCTGAGTCATGGTGCCAGGGTCTAAGAAAA GAAAAAATTATAGTGTGCTACAAGTTGATACAAGAGCTTATTGTGATTAACCACAGCAGCGGGAGGACCCCTAAAGTGTTGCCACAGCTTGGAGTAACAACTCGGACCCGGAGGTGGTCATGTATCTCATCACTGTCTTCGTCTtcgtcttcctcttcctcttcatcgtCTTTCTTATTGTCCAATAAAAGAAGGAAATCAAATAACTGTTTGTGCATAGATGATGATGACAGATGA